One segment of Ricinus communis isolate WT05 ecotype wild-type chromosome 8, ASM1957865v1, whole genome shotgun sequence DNA contains the following:
- the LOC8285999 gene encoding E3 ubiquitin-protein ligase RSL1, translating into MATTTTSTIDDDLQSLLSEQRRELMAAQSLDSDLDFAFQLQLQEAINASLSLHPSSSTSRQPQQQPQSAPSSDQNDTVSLPSLLSEEITKLEQEINDRKQSEFETQKIKEDLHRRVHDQKLAREILRIPEPEWRQWGDNFEKPYGEGSSSSSSSGASRSVQNSDSVFRLYFKGLICEENVRDKKENLAGIGVAICDPVDNLVFEIRKPLVGNGMGRQVAETKALIEGLNAALALELKRIVIYCDYYPLYQFIIGRWPPKQRKVAMLVNQVSFLQKKFTYCRTTLVPRSSIKYAFKLAKDAIDSQVRRPADSSRGKTLQETCVICLEDTDVKRIFSVDGCRHRYCFSCMKQHVEVKLLHVMLPKCPHDGCKSELTVDSCRKFLTPKLIEIMSQRMKEASIPASERIYCPYPKCSALMSRNEVSDGSERSGARKCLKCHALFCINCKVPWHSNMTCGIYKLLNPNPPGEDGKLKSLATKNLWRQCVKCNHMIELAEGCYHMTCRCGYEFCYNCGAEWKDKKATCSCPIWDENYILHDQNGLDSDEEDDDLEFDDDNDDEYEFYRHDYDSDSDDYFL; encoded by the exons CAACAATAGACGATGATCTCCAGTCTCTTCTCTCCGAGCAACGTCGTGAACTCATGGCGGCGCAATCTCTTGATTCCGACTTAGACTTCGCTTTCCAACTCCAACTCCAAGAAGCCATCAACGCTTCCCTCTCCCTCCACCCTTCCTCTTCAACGTCGCGACAACCACAACAGCAACCACAATCCGCACCTTCATCCGACCAAAACGACACTGTTTCGTTACCTTCCCTCCTATCGGAAGAGATCACAAAACTTGAACAAGAAATAAACGACCGAAAACAATCCGAATTCGAAacacaaaaaattaaagaagatCTCCACCGTCGGGTTCATGATCAGAAATTAGCGCGTGAGATTTTGAGAATTCCGGAGCCTGAGTGGCGCCAGTGGGGTGATAATTTTGAGAAACCTTATGGAGAgggcagcagcagcagcagcagcagcggTGCTTCTAGAAGCGTTCAGAATAGTGATAGTGTGTTTAGATTGTATTTTAAGGGATTGATATGTGAAGAGAATGTGAGGGATAAAAAGGAGAATTTGGCTGGGATTGGAGTTGCAATTTGTGATCCTGTTGATAATTTAGTGTTTGAGATAAGGAAGCCTTTGGTTGGGAATGGAATGGGTAGACAAGTTGCTGAGACAAAGGCTTTAATTGAAGGGCTAAATGCTGCTCTTGCCTTGGAGCTTAAGAGGATTGTGATTTATTGTGATTATTATCCTCTTTATCAATTT ATTATTGGAAGATGGCCGCCAAAGCAGCGCAAGGTTGCAATGTTAGTCAATCAGGTGTCTTTtcttcaaaagaaattcacaTACTGCAGGACCACTCTTGTGCCACGTAGTAGTATCAAATATGCATTTAAACTTGCAAAAGATGCAATAGATTCTCAGGTCAGAAGGCCTGCAGATTCAAGTCGTGGCAAGACTCTTCAGGAGACTTGCGTTATTTGTTTGGAAGATACGGATGTCAAACGCATTTTTTCAGTTGATGGATGCCGGCATCGGTACTGCTTTTCGTGTATGAAACAGCACGTGGAAGTGAAGTTGCTTCATGTCATGTTGCCTAAATGTCCTCATGATGGCTGCAAGTCAGAGCTTACTGTTGACAGCTGTAGGAAATTCTTGACACCTAAGTTAATTGAGATAATGAGCCAGAGAATGAAAGAAGCTTCAATTCCTGCATCAGAGAGGATTTACTGCCCATACCCCAAGTGCTCAGCGTTAATGTCGAGAAATGAGGTTTCTGATGGTTCTGAACGTTCCGGTGCTCGGAAATGCTTGAAATGTCATGCCCTTTTCTGTATTAACTGCAAGGTCCCCTGGCACAGTAATATGACTTGTGGTATTTACAAACTGCTGAACCCTAACCCGCCTGGAGAAGATGGGAAACTGAAGTCTCTTGCTACAAAGAATCTATGGCGCCAGTGCGTGAAATGCAACCACATGATTGAGCTTGCCGAAGGTTGTTATCACATGACTTGCAG ATGTGGGTATGAGTTTTGCTATAATTGTGGAGCTGAGTGGAAGGACAAAAAGGCAACATGTTCTTGTCCAATCTGGGATGAAAACTATATATTGCATGATCAAAATGGATTAGACTCcgatgaagaagatgatgatctCGAGTTTGATGATGACAATGATGATGAGTACGAGTTCTATCGCCATGATTATGACTCGGATTCTGATGATTATTTCTTGtaa